From the genome of Streptomyces sp. NBC_01317, one region includes:
- a CDS encoding GNAT family N-acetyltransferase — protein sequence MEGYLGAIRTRDTAGPRGGQGTIEADGLRLRPFTRADIEWVYEVSLDSALQRFVRLPSPYHRRDAAFFVDQVALAGWDGGRRAEFVAEDPATERPLARVGLGLHPNGAAEIGFWTDPAARGHGVATTAVGAVCGWAFRTLGLGVVEWRSEVGNEAARRVAEKAGFQVEATLRRRLVRRGERVDVWVGSLLPEDVA from the coding sequence ATCGAGGGGTACCTCGGCGCGATACGGACGCGGGACACCGCCGGGCCGCGCGGCGGACAGGGGACGATCGAGGCGGACGGGCTGCGGCTGCGCCCCTTCACCCGGGCCGACATCGAGTGGGTGTACGAGGTGTCGCTCGACTCCGCTCTCCAGCGGTTCGTCCGGCTGCCGTCCCCGTACCACCGACGCGACGCGGCGTTTTTCGTGGACCAGGTCGCGCTGGCGGGCTGGGACGGCGGCCGGCGCGCGGAGTTCGTGGCCGAGGACCCGGCAACGGAGCGTCCCCTGGCCCGAGTCGGCCTCGGACTCCACCCGAACGGCGCGGCGGAGATCGGCTTCTGGACCGACCCGGCCGCCCGTGGCCACGGGGTGGCCACCACGGCGGTCGGCGCGGTGTGCGGCTGGGCGTTCCGCACGCTGGGCCTGGGCGTCGTGGAGTGGCGGTCCGAGGTCGGCAACGAGGCCGCGCGCCGGGTGGCGGAGAAGGCCGGTTTCCAGGTGGAGGCAACGCTGCGACGCCGCCTGGTCCGCCGGGGTGAACGGGTGGACGTCTGGGTGGGCTCGCTCTTGCCCGAGGACGTGGCGTAG
- a CDS encoding MFS transporter, translating to MTAKLPYGGLFALFTAAFTAVLTELLPAGLLPEMSRGLRVSEGRVGFLVTGYAAASFLAAIPLTAALRGLRRRPVLVGAIAGFALCNAVTALSTSYALTFCARLLAGVMGGLMWAMLAGHAARMVPAERRGRALAVVLAGITVALSFGIPAATASAALLGWRATFAAVAGLALLLVVWVSGYVPDFPGEPAGARVPPHRIAALPGIRTVLTITLLVLLGHQVMYTYLAPFSERAGFGRTGVVLFVFGAATVAGVWGVGALIDRRPRATLLGALALLTASMPALGLYGGTPPVLLAAVAVWGVAFGGAPTLLQTALIRISGPGDADVATSLQTTVYNAGIAAGSLAGGLVLETAGGGAGALPWTALPLFAAALATVAAARRYAFPGRRRPVDAHARVATEANPS from the coding sequence ATGACCGCCAAACTCCCCTACGGGGGACTGTTCGCCCTGTTCACGGCCGCGTTCACCGCCGTGCTGACCGAGTTGCTGCCTGCCGGCCTGCTGCCGGAGATGAGCCGTGGCCTGCGGGTGTCGGAGGGCCGCGTCGGCTTCCTGGTGACCGGCTACGCGGCGGCGTCCTTCCTCGCCGCGATCCCGCTCACGGCGGCCCTGCGCGGTCTGCGCCGGCGCCCGGTGCTCGTCGGCGCGATCGCCGGCTTCGCGCTCTGCAACGCCGTGACCGCGCTCTCCACCTCATACGCTCTCACTTTCTGCGCCCGGCTGCTGGCCGGTGTCATGGGCGGCCTGATGTGGGCCATGCTCGCGGGGCACGCCGCCCGGATGGTGCCCGCGGAGCGCCGGGGCCGCGCCCTCGCCGTCGTCCTCGCGGGGATCACGGTGGCGCTCTCCTTCGGCATCCCGGCGGCCACCGCGTCGGCCGCGCTCCTCGGGTGGCGCGCGACCTTCGCGGCGGTGGCCGGGCTGGCCCTGCTCCTGGTGGTCTGGGTGAGCGGGTACGTCCCCGACTTCCCCGGGGAACCGGCCGGGGCGCGCGTCCCGCCGCACCGGATCGCGGCGCTGCCCGGCATCCGGACCGTCCTGACGATCACCCTGCTCGTGCTGCTGGGACACCAGGTGATGTACACCTACCTGGCCCCGTTCTCGGAGCGCGCGGGCTTCGGCCGTACCGGCGTGGTCCTGTTCGTCTTCGGCGCCGCCACCGTCGCCGGCGTCTGGGGCGTGGGCGCGCTGATCGACCGCCGTCCGCGCGCCACCCTGCTGGGCGCCCTCGCGCTCCTCACGGCCTCGATGCCGGCCCTCGGACTGTACGGCGGTACGCCCCCGGTCCTGCTGGCGGCCGTCGCCGTGTGGGGAGTTGCCTTCGGAGGCGCGCCCACCCTGCTCCAGACCGCGCTGATCCGGATCTCGGGACCCGGCGACGCGGATGTCGCCACCTCCTTGCAGACCACGGTCTACAACGCGGGCATCGCCGCCGGGTCCCTGGCCGGCGGCCTCGTCCTGGAGACCGCCGGGGGCGGCGCGGGCGCCCTGCCCTGGACCGCGCTGCCGCTGTTCGCCGCCGCGCTGGCCACCGTCGCGGCGGCGCGCCGGTACGCGTTCCCGGGGCGCCGCCGCCCGGTCGACGCTCACGCGCGGGTGGCTACCGAGGCCAACCCGTCCTGA
- a CDS encoding S1 family peptidase yields MRKPLLGALLAVLLLGAGAAPATATGLDAVAPAKTSPIAPIAPSGARVGTTAPDGTGVAVKAVSYAGTVALSNCSGSVVRTPGSQPNDFALVLSNGHCIESGFPAAGQVIVNQPSTRSFTLLNAAGTGVATLRASKIAYATMTDTDVSLYQLTSTYAQIQSRYAITALDLNTTRPVQGTAIKVVSGYWKRIYTCNVDGFAYQLKEGQWTWKDSVRYTSACNTIGGTSGSPVIDNTTGKVVAVNNTGNESGGRCTDNNPCEVDQNGTVTVRQGINYAQETYQIVPCVGTGTTINLSLPGCTLPKP; encoded by the coding sequence ATGAGAAAGCCTCTCCTCGGCGCGCTCCTCGCCGTCCTGCTCCTCGGAGCGGGAGCGGCACCCGCGACGGCCACCGGCCTGGACGCGGTCGCTCCGGCGAAGACTTCCCCGATTGCCCCGATTGCCCCGTCCGGCGCCCGGGTCGGCACCACGGCCCCCGACGGGACGGGTGTGGCCGTCAAGGCCGTGAGCTACGCCGGAACGGTCGCGCTGAGCAACTGCTCGGGATCCGTGGTCCGTACGCCGGGATCGCAGCCCAACGACTTCGCCCTGGTCCTGTCCAACGGCCACTGCATCGAGAGCGGTTTCCCGGCCGCGGGCCAGGTCATCGTCAACCAGCCGTCGACCCGCTCCTTCACCCTCCTGAACGCCGCCGGCACCGGCGTGGCGACCCTGCGGGCCAGCAAGATCGCGTACGCGACGATGACCGACACGGACGTGTCGCTGTACCAACTCACCAGCACGTACGCGCAGATACAGAGCCGGTACGCGATCACCGCGCTGGACCTGAACACGACGCGCCCGGTGCAGGGCACCGCCATCAAGGTCGTCTCCGGGTACTGGAAGCGCATCTACACCTGCAACGTGGACGGCTTCGCGTATCAGCTCAAGGAGGGGCAGTGGACCTGGAAGGACTCGGTCCGCTACACCTCGGCCTGCAACACGATCGGTGGCACGTCGGGCTCCCCCGTCATCGACAACACCACGGGCAAGGTCGTGGCCGTCAACAACACCGGTAACGAGAGCGGGGGGCGCTGCACGGACAACAACCCGTGCGAGGTCGACCAGAACGGCACCGTCACCGTGCGCCAGGGCATCAACTACGCGCAGGAGACCTACCAGATCGTGCCGTGTGTCGGCACGGGCACCACGATCAATCTGAGCCTCCCGGGCTGCACCCTGCCCAAGCCGTAA
- a CDS encoding VOC family protein, giving the protein MDLEWEQLVVDAADPVALGRWWAEALGWVVVDDTPEEYEIRAAPDRLPGLLFTPVTEAKTAKNRLHLDFRPADRDAEVARLLALGARHADVGQTGEEPWVVLADPEGNEFCVLGPRRT; this is encoded by the coding sequence ATGGATCTGGAGTGGGAACAGCTGGTGGTGGACGCGGCGGATCCGGTGGCGCTGGGCCGCTGGTGGGCCGAGGCGCTCGGCTGGGTCGTGGTGGACGACACGCCCGAGGAGTACGAGATCCGCGCCGCCCCCGACCGGCTGCCCGGCCTGCTGTTCACGCCGGTCACGGAGGCGAAGACCGCCAAGAACCGGCTGCATCTGGACTTCCGCCCGGCCGACCGGGACGCCGAGGTCGCCCGCCTGCTGGCCCTCGGCGCGCGCCACGCCGACGTGGGTCAGACGGGGGAGGAGCCCTGGGTCGTACTGGCGGACCCGGAGGGTAACGAGTTTTGCGTTCTCGGGCCGCGTCGCACCTGA
- a CDS encoding TMEM165/GDT1 family protein, with the protein MHLDPLAILTAFGLIFLAELPDKTMFASLAMGTRMRPLYVWFGTSSAFVVHVAIAVGAGSLIGMLPDWIVKLVSAVLFGVGAFMLLRSGSGDDEDEADSKTVTGFWPVYTTAFMAVFISEFGDLTQITTANLAATNGTWSTAIGSAVALMSVSALALLAGRFIAKRVPLRTVQRIGGLCMLGLALWSVIEIFVG; encoded by the coding sequence ATGCATCTCGACCCCCTGGCGATCCTCACCGCCTTCGGGCTGATCTTCCTCGCGGAGCTCCCCGACAAAACCATGTTCGCGTCCCTGGCGATGGGCACGCGCATGCGTCCGCTCTACGTCTGGTTCGGTACGTCGAGCGCCTTCGTCGTGCATGTCGCCATCGCCGTCGGGGCGGGCAGCCTCATCGGGATGCTGCCCGACTGGATCGTCAAGCTGGTGTCGGCCGTGCTCTTCGGGGTCGGCGCGTTCATGCTGTTGCGGAGCGGGAGCGGTGACGACGAGGACGAGGCGGACTCGAAGACCGTGACCGGCTTCTGGCCCGTCTACACCACCGCGTTCATGGCCGTGTTCATCAGTGAGTTCGGCGACCTCACCCAGATCACCACCGCCAACCTCGCCGCCACCAACGGCACGTGGTCCACCGCCATCGGCTCCGCCGTCGCGCTGATGTCCGTCTCCGCCCTCGCCCTGCTCGCCGGCCGTTTCATCGCGAAGCGTGTCCCGCTCAGGACGGTGCAGCGGATCGGCGGTCTGTGCATGCTGGGGCTGGCGCTCTGGTCGGTGATCGAGATCTTCGTGGGCTGA
- a CDS encoding PRC and DUF2382 domain-containing protein: MSADGVFNSPSELSGLTVYGKEGDKIGNVGQVYVDDVTGRPEWVTVKTGMFGMKESLVPLSGGRRMGEDLHVPHTKETVKDAPRLDADEHLDPAQERALYEHYGLSGAGMGAETGAGTGEASESGARADTGTADATSTTDTTAAATGTGTAAAMGTNAGAAAAADTTGGHQAYDPDKAPAASADLHNPEMIRSEEELHVATVEREVGTARLRKVVVTENVTTSVPISHEEVRVIHEPIDPASDAASRPNIGEAETRVTLHAEQPVVRKETVAVERVRLETEKVTEEREVTSDVRKEQIEYDSGRDDKGADGRRDRKGMGDDPMR; encoded by the coding sequence ATGTCAGCCGACGGCGTGTTCAACAGCCCCAGTGAGCTGAGCGGCCTGACCGTGTACGGCAAAGAGGGCGACAAGATCGGCAATGTGGGCCAGGTCTATGTCGACGACGTCACGGGCCGGCCCGAATGGGTGACGGTGAAGACCGGCATGTTCGGGATGAAGGAGAGTCTCGTCCCGCTGTCCGGCGGCCGCCGGATGGGCGAGGACCTCCATGTCCCGCACACCAAGGAGACGGTCAAGGATGCCCCGCGCCTGGACGCGGACGAGCATCTGGATCCCGCGCAGGAGCGGGCGCTGTACGAGCACTACGGACTCTCCGGCGCCGGTATGGGGGCGGAGACCGGCGCGGGCACGGGGGAGGCGTCGGAGTCGGGGGCCAGGGCCGACACGGGGACGGCGGACGCGACGAGCACGACGGACACGACAGCCGCCGCCACGGGCACCGGAACGGCCGCCGCCATGGGGACGAACGCGGGAGCCGCCGCGGCGGCCGACACCACCGGCGGCCACCAGGCGTACGACCCCGACAAGGCGCCCGCCGCGTCCGCCGACCTCCACAACCCGGAGATGATCCGGTCGGAGGAAGAACTGCACGTCGCCACCGTGGAACGCGAGGTGGGCACGGCGCGGCTGCGCAAGGTCGTGGTGACCGAGAACGTCACCACCTCCGTACCGATCAGCCACGAAGAGGTACGGGTCATCCACGAGCCGATCGACCCCGCCTCCGACGCGGCCTCACGGCCCAACATCGGTGAGGCGGAGACCCGGGTGACGCTGCACGCCGAGCAGCCGGTCGTACGGAAGGAGACCGTCGCGGTCGAGCGGGTGCGCCTGGAGACCGAGAAGGTCACCGAGGAGCGGGAAGTGACCTCCGACGTCCGCAAGGAGCAGATCGAGTACGACTCCGGGCGGGACGACAAGGGGGCGGACGGCCGGCGGGACCGCAAGGGCATGGGCGACGACCCGATGCGCTGA
- a CDS encoding NAD(+)/NADH kinase, which translates to MTVNRVGLVVHQGRETAVEAADTVHAWCDAHDVPCKEIDVWKADEPRHGGQEEASAAGHPDLVVTLGGDGTFLRGARIAAKSDAAVLGVDLGRVGFLTEVPADQIAQALDAVQDGRATYEERMTLTMRASRALEIPSAMEALLRYGRRPTLPPPDVRLDTTEEEGWGMALDVVAINDVVLEKLARDRQVSLGVYIAGRLLASYSADAVIVATPTGSTAYSFAAGGPVLSPHMDAVVFTPVAPHMTFGRTVVAAPDEPVALRVLPHSGEAALSIDGQLQGVLEPGDWVGVYGAEYRLRLVRLGPTDFYSRLRDRFRLTDAPASAVDGQAPPLFRPDSPVPDDLAHLRLPPAPEPPGQA; encoded by the coding sequence ATGACGGTGAATCGTGTCGGTCTCGTGGTCCACCAAGGCCGTGAAACGGCCGTCGAAGCGGCGGACACCGTGCACGCCTGGTGCGACGCCCACGACGTCCCCTGCAAGGAGATCGACGTCTGGAAGGCGGACGAACCGCGCCACGGCGGGCAGGAGGAGGCCTCCGCCGCCGGCCACCCCGATCTGGTGGTGACGCTCGGCGGCGACGGTACGTTCCTTCGCGGCGCCCGCATCGCCGCCAAGAGCGACGCGGCGGTGCTCGGTGTCGACCTGGGGCGCGTCGGCTTCCTCACGGAAGTCCCCGCCGACCAGATCGCACAGGCCCTCGACGCGGTGCAGGACGGGCGCGCCACCTACGAGGAGCGGATGACGCTCACCATGCGCGCCTCGCGCGCCCTGGAGATCCCCTCCGCCATGGAGGCGCTGCTGCGCTACGGGCGCCGCCCCACCCTGCCGCCGCCCGACGTCCGGCTCGACACCACCGAGGAGGAGGGCTGGGGCATGGCGCTGGACGTCGTCGCGATCAACGACGTCGTGCTGGAGAAGCTCGCCAGGGACCGCCAGGTCAGCCTGGGCGTCTACATCGCGGGCCGGCTCCTCGCGTCGTACTCGGCGGACGCCGTCATCGTGGCGACGCCGACCGGCTCGACCGCGTACAGCTTCGCGGCCGGCGGCCCGGTCCTCTCGCCGCACATGGACGCCGTCGTCTTCACTCCGGTGGCCCCCCACATGACGTTCGGCCGTACGGTCGTGGCCGCGCCCGACGAGCCGGTCGCCCTGCGCGTCCTGCCGCACTCCGGGGAGGCGGCCCTCAGCATCGACGGTCAGCTCCAGGGGGTGCTGGAGCCGGGGGACTGGGTCGGCGTGTACGGGGCCGAGTACCGCCTGCGCCTGGTCCGGCTGGGTCCCACCGACTTCTACAGCCGTCTGCGGGACCGTTTCCGGCTCACCGACGCGCCCGCCTCGGCGGTGGACGGGCAGGCCCCGCCGCTGTTCCGCCCCGACAGCCCGGTGCCCGACGACCTGGCCCACCTCCGCCTGCCGCCGGCGCCGGAACCGCCAGGACAGGCCTGA
- a CDS encoding HAD family hydrolase, giving the protein MATRAALFDVDGTLVDTNYLHVTTWWEAFHQAGQPVRMAAIHRAIGLGSGDLIAHLLGDERDVDQDAEIKAAHAALYATFHDRLPVLDGAQDLLRSLADRGWVVVLATSAGGAELAALRRAIGADDVIAGVAGADDVAAGKPGPEPVLRALDLAGVPADRALFLGDTVWDMEAATKAGVRPLAVLTGGVPRAALQAGGAEAAFVNPLDVLANLDTGLFADLEAR; this is encoded by the coding sequence ATGGCGACGCGTGCGGCACTATTCGATGTCGACGGGACCCTCGTCGATACCAATTACCTCCACGTGACCACCTGGTGGGAAGCGTTCCACCAGGCCGGGCAGCCGGTGCGGATGGCCGCGATCCACCGTGCGATCGGCCTCGGTTCCGGCGATCTGATCGCCCATCTGCTCGGTGACGAGCGGGACGTGGACCAGGACGCGGAGATCAAGGCCGCGCACGCGGCGCTGTACGCCACGTTCCACGACCGGCTGCCCGTGCTCGACGGGGCACAGGACCTGCTCAGGTCACTGGCCGACCGGGGCTGGGTCGTCGTGCTCGCGACTTCCGCGGGCGGGGCGGAGCTGGCGGCCCTGCGGCGCGCGATCGGGGCCGACGACGTCATCGCGGGGGTGGCGGGCGCGGACGACGTGGCCGCCGGGAAACCCGGGCCGGAACCGGTGCTCAGGGCGCTGGACCTGGCCGGGGTGCCCGCGGACCGCGCGCTGTTCTTGGGGGACACCGTCTGGGACATGGAGGCGGCGACGAAGGCGGGCGTGCGCCCGCTCGCCGTACTGACAGGCGGAGTTCCGCGCGCCGCGCTCCAAGCGGGCGGCGCCGAGGCGGCCTTCGTCAACCCGCTCGACGTGCTGGCCAACCTCGACACCGGACTCTTCGCGGACCTCGAAGCCCGCTGA